The following coding sequences lie in one Candidatus Binatia bacterium genomic window:
- a CDS encoding cupin domain-containing protein, giving the protein METEAKPFKYQRPEFEGVKKSMLVCSSDLMRVHVQVVKSGGENNLHTHPGEDAFWYVLNGAVRFYGEGDKVIGVYNKGEGILIPRGFKYWFESASDEPLEVLRVGARDQTKELKRVNASPIKEWMVERGGF; this is encoded by the coding sequence ATGGAAACCGAAGCCAAGCCATTCAAGTATCAACGGCCGGAGTTTGAGGGAGTCAAGAAAAGCATGCTTGTCTGCAGCAGCGATCTGATGCGCGTGCATGTGCAGGTGGTGAAAAGCGGTGGGGAAAATAATCTCCATACCCATCCCGGAGAGGACGCTTTTTGGTACGTGCTCAACGGCGCCGTGCGGTTTTACGGCGAAGGCGACAAAGTCATCGGCGTATACAACAAGGGCGAAGGTATTTTGATCCCGCGGGGATTCAAGTATTGGTTCGAGAGCGCCAGCGATGAGCCACTGGAAGTGCTCCGCGTCGGCGCCCGTGACCAGACCAAAGAGCTCAAGCGGGTCAACGCGTCCCCGATCAAAGAGTGGATGGTAGAGCGCGGCGGATTCTAG
- a CDS encoding DsbA family oxidoreductase, whose amino-acid sequence MTEPLTLEVFSDYVUPWCYLSTGRIEKLKTNHGLKVKFTHFPLHPETPAEGKRRAAVAERDARMKALMEQEGLPYNSERDMTYNSRLAQELAKWAESKGKGYEIHDPLFRAFFVEVKNIGDRGVLAGIAKNVGLPAEEAIDALLSRSFKPAVDNDWRRCAALGVTAVPTFLIGRYALVGAHPYEELEKLVAKAS is encoded by the coding sequence ATGACCGAGCCTTTGACGCTGGAAGTCTTTTCAGACTACGTCTGACCGTGGTGCTATCTCAGTACCGGGCGTATTGAAAAACTCAAAACCAATCACGGCTTGAAAGTTAAGTTCACCCACTTCCCGCTCCATCCCGAAACGCCGGCGGAGGGAAAGCGCCGCGCGGCGGTAGCCGAGCGCGACGCGCGCATGAAGGCTTTGATGGAGCAGGAAGGGCTGCCGTACAACAGCGAGCGCGACATGACCTACAATAGTCGCCTCGCGCAGGAGCTGGCGAAATGGGCCGAAAGCAAAGGCAAGGGATACGAGATTCACGATCCGCTCTTCCGCGCTTTCTTCGTCGAAGTGAAGAACATCGGCGACCGCGGGGTGCTGGCCGGCATTGCGAAGAACGTCGGACTGCCGGCGGAGGAGGCGATCGACGCGCTCCTCAGCCGGAGCTTCAAACCGGCGGTGGACAACGATTGGCGGAGATGCGCCGCTCTCGGCGTCACCGCCGTGCCGACGTTTCTCATCGGACGCTACGCGCTTGTCGGCGCCCATCCGTACGAGGAGCTGGAAAAGCTGGTTGCAAAAGCCTCTTAA
- a CDS encoding polymer-forming cytoskeletal protein has product MAIWKETNKPEGSVTPFEAVREHSPASDPSATPAPARHAHAADSRASVIGTGLVIEGKIEGEGDVHIAGSFKGDVRVNGDVTVEPGARISAEISAVTVTVGGQVEGNINASTQVKLLQSGQLIGDLKAKSLTVAAGSRMRGRVEFGWDEQESRKIELNVVKKSDNRTAV; this is encoded by the coding sequence ATGGCCATTTGGAAAGAGACCAACAAGCCGGAGGGGTCCGTGACGCCGTTTGAGGCGGTGCGGGAACATTCGCCGGCTTCCGATCCATCCGCCACCCCGGCGCCGGCGCGGCACGCGCACGCCGCGGACTCCAGAGCTTCCGTCATCGGCACCGGTTTGGTGATCGAGGGGAAAATCGAGGGCGAGGGAGACGTTCACATCGCCGGCAGCTTCAAGGGCGACGTGCGGGTGAACGGCGACGTGACCGTCGAGCCCGGAGCACGGATCAGCGCCGAGATCAGCGCCGTCACGGTGACCGTCGGCGGACAGGTCGAAGGCAACATCAACGCATCGACTCAAGTGAAGCTGTTGCAATCGGGTCAACTGATAGGGGATCTGAAAGCGAAGTCTTTGACGGTGGCCGCCGGCTCGCGCATGCGCGGCCGAGTCGAGTTCGGCTGGGACGAGCAAGAGTCCAGGAAGATCGAGCTCAACGTGGTGAAAAAGAGCGACAACAGAACGGCCGTGTAG
- a CDS encoding aldo/keto reductase, whose product MEYRQFGTTEFKVSPVGLGCMSMSGVYGPADDNESIATLHRAFDLGINFIDTSASYGSGHNHELIAKALKGRRERIIVHSKSGSPRTPDASGRRSGSTPEYLTQNCEQSVTRLGIDCLDIFCMSRIDPKIPVEESVGAMARLVERGLARYVGLSEASANSIRRARKIHPIVSLQMEYSLWSRDPEGGNIQACRDFGMGFMAYSPLGRGFFAGAVHSLKDFGEGDSRRNHPRFQPGNIERNLTLLSRFEEIAKEKTATPAQLALAWLMAQGPDIIPIPSNKSRRHLDENLKAIDIKLGAEDLARLNNLFAPAAVAGDRTRDMDRVNV is encoded by the coding sequence ATGGAGTACCGTCAATTCGGAACCACGGAATTCAAAGTATCACCCGTCGGACTCGGCTGCATGAGCATGTCCGGCGTTTACGGGCCCGCAGATGACAACGAGTCCATCGCCACACTGCACCGCGCGTTTGATCTGGGCATCAACTTTATCGATACCTCAGCCAGCTACGGCAGCGGCCATAATCACGAGCTGATCGCCAAGGCACTGAAGGGTAGACGCGAAAGAATTATTGTTCACTCAAAATCCGGCAGCCCGCGCACGCCTGATGCAAGCGGCCGTCGCAGCGGCAGCACGCCGGAATATCTGACCCAAAACTGCGAGCAAAGCGTCACGCGTCTCGGCATCGATTGTCTCGACATCTTCTGCATGTCGCGGATCGACCCGAAGATACCGGTCGAAGAGTCCGTGGGCGCGATGGCGCGCCTCGTTGAGCGCGGGCTCGCCCGTTACGTCGGTTTATCGGAAGCCAGCGCGAATTCGATTCGCCGTGCGCGTAAGATTCACCCCATCGTTTCGTTGCAGATGGAGTATTCTTTGTGGTCGCGGGATCCGGAAGGCGGCAATATCCAAGCCTGCCGCGATTTCGGCATGGGCTTTATGGCCTACTCGCCGCTGGGCCGAGGCTTCTTTGCCGGCGCGGTTCACAGCCTCAAGGACTTTGGCGAGGGCGACAGCCGCCGCAACCATCCCCGCTTTCAGCCGGGCAACATCGAGCGGAACTTAACGCTGCTCTCTCGGTTCGAAGAGATCGCCAAAGAAAAAACCGCAACTCCGGCGCAGCTCGCGCTGGCTTGGCTCATGGCCCAAGGGCCGGACATCATTCCCATACCAAGCAACAAGAGCCGCAGGCATCTCGACGAGAACCTGAAAGCGATCGATATCAAGCTTGGCGCAGAGGATCTCGCACGGCTGAATAACCTCTTTGCGCCTGCGGCTGTGGCGGGAGATCGGACAAGAGATATGGATCGGGTGAACGTGTAA
- a CDS encoding ABC transporter substrate-binding protein — translation MLHHDPRGWLDQWSRRSHKFLCFGLLAIVFFLGAPADAATTGPDAHARKSPEKVKLTVPAKSLTFFPYYFGKDKRIFEEEGLDLELIVIRPPIGITALQAGELDYSAAGGLGMRAALKGAPLRALTFIQTRLSFSLVGQPGMTAQKISTVGVSGIGSLAHYGALAVMKKLGRGGPNDKATYITTNTTAQSYAVLVGKAVDAVILSPPYTSMATVAGYVDLGNAFDIRDIQGGLVARLNHLQEKREQAKAVIRGTLRSLDYIVKHEAEVAKYLQKEFGLDAKVAADSYRIIKQVLNIDGDVEEPVLKSVIDNMKKDAQVTADVPLDRVADLSLLREVKAELQGKAKK, via the coding sequence ATGCTCCATCATGATCCGCGCGGCTGGCTCGATCAATGGTCGAGACGAAGTCATAAATTCTTGTGCTTCGGGCTGCTGGCGATTGTTTTCTTCCTCGGCGCGCCCGCCGACGCGGCGACCACCGGCCCCGATGCGCACGCGCGCAAATCGCCCGAAAAAGTGAAGCTGACCGTGCCCGCCAAATCGTTGACGTTTTTTCCCTACTACTTCGGTAAGGACAAGCGCATCTTCGAAGAGGAAGGCCTCGATCTCGAGCTGATCGTGATCCGGCCTCCGATCGGCATCACCGCGCTGCAAGCGGGCGAGCTCGACTATTCGGCCGCCGGCGGGCTCGGCATGCGGGCCGCCTTGAAAGGCGCGCCGCTGCGCGCGCTGACGTTTATCCAGACGAGACTGAGCTTCAGCCTGGTGGGACAGCCGGGGATGACGGCGCAAAAGATCAGCACCGTCGGCGTCAGCGGCATCGGCTCTCTCGCCCACTACGGCGCGCTGGCGGTGATGAAGAAGCTCGGCCGCGGCGGCCCCAACGACAAAGCCACCTACATCACCACCAACACGACGGCGCAGAGCTATGCGGTGCTGGTGGGTAAAGCGGTGGACGCCGTGATTCTCAGCCCGCCGTATACTTCGATGGCGACGGTGGCGGGGTACGTGGATTTGGGCAACGCCTTCGACATCCGCGATATTCAGGGCGGGCTGGTCGCCCGCCTCAACCATCTGCAAGAGAAGCGCGAACAGGCCAAAGCGGTGATCCGCGGCACTCTGCGCAGTCTCGACTACATCGTTAAGCACGAGGCCGAGGTGGCAAAGTACCTGCAAAAAGAATTCGGTCTCGATGCCAAAGTCGCCGCCGACAGCTATCGAATCATCAAACAAGTGCTCAATATCGACGGCGACGTCGAGGAGCCGGTGCTCAAATCGGTGATCGACAACATGAAAAAGGACGCGCAGGTGACGGCGGACGTTCCGCTCGACCGCGTCGCCGACCTCTCGTTGCTGCGCGAAGTCAAAGCTGAGTTGCAAGGCAAGGCAAAGAAATAA